From the genome of Brachyhypopomus gauderio isolate BG-103 chromosome 20, BGAUD_0.2, whole genome shotgun sequence, one region includes:
- the arl6 gene encoding ADP-ribosylation factor-like protein 6 has protein sequence MGLFDKLAGWLGLKKKEVNVLCLGLDNSGKTTIINQLKPSNAQTQDIVPTIGFSIEKFRTSSLSFTVFDMSGQGRYRNLWEHYYKEGQAIIFVIDSSDKLRMVVAKEELDTLLNHPDVKHRRIPILFFANKMDLRDSLSSVKVSQLLCLDNIKDKPWHICASNAVQGEGLQEGVDWLQDQIKTMRT, from the exons ATGGGTCTGTTCGACAAGCTAGCAGGATGGCTGGGCTTAAAAAAGAAGGAAGTAAACGTGCTGTGCTTGGGTCTGGACAACAGCGGGAAAACAACCATCATTAATCAACTGAAGCCGTCCAAT GCCCAAACCCAGGACATTGTCCCAACCATTGGCTTCAGCATAGAGAAGTTCAGGACCTCAAG TCTGTCATTCACAGTCTTTGACATGTCGGGCCAGGGCAGATACAGAAACCTATGGGAGCACTATTACAA GGAGGGACAGGCCATCATATTTGTAATTGACAGCAGTGACAAGCTGAGAATGGTGGTGGCCAAAGAGGAACTGGACACGCTCCTTAACCACCCTG ATGTCAAGCACAGGAGGATTCCCATCCTGTTCTTTGCTAATAAGATGGACCTGAGGGACTCGCTGTCCTCGGTGAAGGTGTCTCAGCTGCTCTGCCTGGACAACATCAAGGACAAGCCGTGGCACATCTG CGCGAGTAATGCTGTCCAGGGGGAAGGATTGCAAGAGGGAGTCGACTGGCTACAAG ATCAAATCAAAACAATGAGAACGTGA